The proteins below are encoded in one region of Rhizobacter sp.:
- a CDS encoding DNA alkylation repair protein yields MAEPFKNLLGPQVVASMASHLQRAGGEAFNAKRFRTLALGGLEALEMKARAQHLCAALEKTLPRDFDSAATVMEGALASMDEIDDATLDSPTGTRDDGLAGWAVWPLTEYVARHGKDDAPRALQALHAMTQRFTAEWAIRPFILAEPALSFDTLQRWSTDTSPHVRRLVSEGSRPRLPWGMVLKPLVNDPSPTLPLLRRLMDDASPYVRRSVANHLNDIAKDHPYLIEAWLQEHLPSATPARLALLKHASRTLVKKGHAGVLKAFGVGDRFKGEASLALSSRRARVGESLQLALTLRSTARKPQRLAIDYAVHHVKANGDTTPKVFKGWVVELAAGELREFRKQHSLKPITTRVYYAGTHRIEVLVNGAAVAEASFELRA; encoded by the coding sequence ATGGCCGAGCCGTTCAAGAACCTGCTCGGCCCGCAGGTGGTCGCCAGCATGGCGAGCCACCTGCAGCGTGCCGGTGGCGAGGCCTTCAACGCCAAGCGCTTCCGCACGCTCGCCTTGGGCGGGCTCGAAGCGCTGGAGATGAAAGCCCGCGCGCAGCACCTCTGCGCCGCACTCGAGAAGACGCTCCCCCGCGACTTCGACAGCGCCGCCACGGTGATGGAAGGCGCGCTCGCGTCGATGGACGAGATCGACGACGCCACGCTCGACAGCCCCACCGGCACCCGCGATGACGGCCTCGCCGGCTGGGCCGTGTGGCCGCTCACCGAATACGTGGCGCGGCACGGGAAAGACGACGCCCCACGCGCCCTGCAGGCCCTGCATGCGATGACGCAGCGCTTCACCGCCGAGTGGGCCATCCGCCCGTTCATCCTGGCGGAGCCTGCGCTCTCGTTCGACACGCTGCAGCGCTGGAGCACCGACACCAGCCCCCACGTGCGCCGCCTGGTCAGCGAAGGCAGCCGCCCGCGCCTGCCCTGGGGCATGGTGCTCAAGCCGCTGGTCAACGACCCCTCGCCCACCCTGCCCCTCTTGCGCCGGCTGATGGACGACGCCAGCCCCTACGTGCGCCGCAGCGTCGCCAACCACCTGAACGACATCGCGAAAGACCACCCCTACCTCATCGAGGCCTGGCTGCAGGAGCACCTGCCCTCGGCCACGCCCGCGCGCCTGGCCCTGCTCAAGCACGCGAGCCGCACGCTGGTGAAGAAGGGTCACGCCGGGGTGCTGAAGGCCTTCGGCGTGGGCGACCGGTTCAAGGGCGAGGCGAGCTTGGCGCTGTCGTCACGCCGCGCCCGGGTGGGCGAGAGCCTGCAGCTCGCGTTGACGCTGCGCTCCACCGCACGAAAGCCGCAACGCCTGGCCATCGACTACGCCGTGCACCATGTGAAGGCCAACGGCGACACCACGCCCAAGGTGTTCAAGGGCTGGGTGGTGGAGCTGGCCGCCGGCGAGCTGCGGGAGTTTCGCAAGCAGCATTCGCTCAAGCCCATCACCACGCGCGTCTACTACGCGGGCACGCACCGCATCGAGGTGCTGGTGAACGGGGCAGCCGTGGCGGAAGCGAGCTTCGAGCTGCGCGCCTAA
- a CDS encoding catalase, with translation MATSKPKSPRKPGTPTAARPDPSPPVPFNPREAVGTVLGTLSGPSTARFTEDDAQALDTPAQQMLGTRYAGTQALAKAMPANPLKPAEHGLANGHTPQAGPCQAAPDEIVRSSTVNEDTASPKTGDGSVEPGVNPNNGPLDRVRVDSGGQALTTNQGVPVGDNQNSLKAGLRGPTLLEDFILREKITHFDHERIPERVVHARGSAAHGYFECTEALTEHTTAAPFAETGKRTPVFVRFSTVAGERGSIDTARDVRGFAVKFYTEQGNWDLVGNNMPVFFIQDAMKFPDLVHAVKPEPHHQMPQASSAHDTFWDFVSLMPESAHMLMWLMSDRAIPRSYRTMQGFGVHTFRLVNAAGESVFCKFHWTPVAGTHSLVWDEAAKLGGADPDFHRRDLWEAIEAGHYPEWELGVQIFSDVQAEGFSFDVLDPTKLVPEELVPLRPVGRMVLNRNPDNFFAETEQVAFCTAHVVPGIDFSNDPLLQGRIHSYVDTQLTRLGGPNFHEIPINAPIAQVHNHQRDGLHRQAIHRGRVNYEPNSLGGGCPFQAGKAGFVSFPQPVAEDKVRGKPEKFADHYSQATLFWKSQTAVEQAHIVGAYRFELTRVQTPAVRERVLSVLANVDTELATRVAEGLGMPVPPPQPKALPIEVTPEVEASPALSLLSRPGEAGITGRRVALLVADGVEDLRLRAVHTALAAGGAAPRFVGVRLGVVTPLSQEPLHVEVSLEAAPSVTWDAVVLPDGEQAALALAEQGQVIEFVKDQYRHCKPMLVLGHASAIVAKAGIDLQLPDGTPDPGIVLGEPMDAAANGAEVDVDGFVAALAKHRHYERETDPPRV, from the coding sequence ATGGCCACCTCCAAACCCAAAAGCCCGCGCAAGCCCGGCACCCCCACCGCAGCACGGCCCGACCCGAGCCCTCCCGTCCCCTTCAACCCGCGAGAGGCCGTGGGCACGGTGCTCGGCACCCTCTCGGGCCCGTCGACGGCCCGCTTCACCGAAGACGACGCCCAGGCGCTCGACACCCCGGCCCAGCAGATGCTCGGGACGCGCTACGCCGGCACACAGGCCCTCGCGAAGGCGATGCCGGCCAACCCGCTCAAGCCCGCCGAGCACGGCCTCGCCAACGGCCACACGCCGCAGGCCGGCCCCTGCCAGGCCGCACCCGACGAGATCGTGCGCAGCAGCACCGTCAACGAAGACACCGCCTCGCCGAAGACGGGCGACGGCAGCGTCGAGCCCGGCGTCAACCCGAACAACGGCCCGCTCGACCGCGTGCGCGTCGACAGCGGCGGCCAGGCGCTCACCACCAACCAGGGCGTGCCCGTCGGCGACAACCAGAACTCGCTGAAAGCGGGCCTGCGCGGCCCCACGCTGCTGGAAGACTTCATCCTGCGCGAGAAGATCACCCACTTCGACCACGAGCGCATTCCCGAGCGGGTGGTGCATGCGCGCGGCTCGGCCGCGCATGGCTACTTCGAGTGCACCGAGGCGCTCACCGAGCACACGACTGCCGCACCTTTTGCCGAGACCGGCAAAAGAACCCCGGTCTTCGTGCGCTTCTCCACCGTGGCTGGCGAGCGCGGCTCCATCGACACCGCGCGCGACGTGCGCGGCTTCGCCGTCAAGTTCTACACCGAGCAGGGCAACTGGGACTTGGTAGGCAACAACATGCCGGTGTTCTTCATCCAGGACGCGATGAAGTTCCCCGACCTCGTGCACGCGGTGAAGCCCGAGCCGCACCACCAGATGCCGCAGGCCTCGAGCGCGCACGACACCTTCTGGGACTTCGTCTCGCTCATGCCCGAGTCGGCCCACATGCTGATGTGGCTGATGAGCGACCGCGCCATCCCGCGCAGCTACCGCACGATGCAGGGTTTCGGCGTGCACACCTTCCGGCTGGTGAACGCAGCGGGTGAATCGGTCTTCTGCAAGTTCCATTGGACGCCCGTGGCCGGCACGCACTCGCTGGTGTGGGACGAAGCCGCCAAGCTGGGCGGCGCCGACCCCGACTTCCACCGCCGCGACCTGTGGGAAGCCATCGAGGCCGGCCACTACCCCGAGTGGGAACTCGGCGTGCAGATCTTCAGCGACGTGCAGGCCGAAGGCTTCAGCTTCGACGTGCTCGACCCCACCAAGCTCGTGCCCGAAGAGCTGGTGCCGCTGCGCCCCGTGGGCCGCATGGTGCTCAACCGCAACCCCGACAACTTCTTCGCCGAGACCGAGCAGGTGGCCTTCTGCACCGCGCACGTGGTGCCCGGCATCGACTTCAGCAACGACCCGCTGCTGCAGGGGCGCATCCACTCGTATGTGGACACGCAGCTCACGCGACTCGGCGGGCCCAATTTCCACGAGATCCCGATCAACGCGCCCATCGCCCAGGTGCACAACCACCAGCGCGACGGCCTGCACCGCCAGGCCATCCACCGCGGCCGTGTGAACTACGAGCCCAACTCGCTCGGCGGCGGGTGCCCCTTCCAGGCCGGTAAGGCGGGCTTCGTGTCGTTCCCGCAGCCCGTGGCCGAAGACAAGGTGCGCGGCAAGCCCGAGAAGTTCGCCGACCACTACTCGCAGGCCACGCTCTTCTGGAAGAGCCAGACGGCGGTGGAGCAGGCGCACATCGTCGGCGCCTACCGCTTCGAGCTGACGCGGGTGCAGACGCCCGCGGTGCGCGAGCGGGTGCTGTCGGTGCTGGCGAACGTCGACACCGAGCTCGCCACACGCGTGGCCGAGGGGCTGGGCATGCCGGTGCCGCCACCGCAGCCGAAGGCGCTGCCGATCGAGGTGACGCCGGAGGTGGAAGCGTCGCCCGCGCTGTCGCTGCTGTCACGCCCCGGCGAGGCTGGCATCACGGGCCGCCGTGTCGCGCTGCTCGTGGCCGATGGGGTGGAAGACCTGCGGCTGCGGGCGGTGCACACCGCGCTCGCCGCGGGCGGCGCTGCGCCGCGCTTCGTGGGCGTGCGGCTGGGGGTCGTGACGCCGCTGAGCCAGGAGCCGCTGCATGTGGAGGTGTCGCTCGAAGCCGCGCCCTCGGTCACCTGGGACGCGGTCGTGCTGCCCGACGGCGAGCAGGCCGCGCTCGCGCTCGCCGAGCAGGGCCAGGTGATCGAGTTCGTGAAAGACCAGTACCGCCACTGCAAGCCGATGCTGGTGCTGGGCCACGCGAGCGCCATCGTCGCCAAGGCCGGCATCGACCTGCAGCTGCCCGACGGCACGCCCGACCCCGGCATCGTGCTCGGCGAGCCGATGGACGCAGCGGCAAACGGCGCTGAGGTCGACGTCGACGGCTTCGTCGCGGCGCTCGCGAAGCACCGCCACTACGAGCGCGAGACCGACCCGCCGCGGGTGTGA
- a CDS encoding PAS domain S-box protein codes for MSHMPTEYVIDDGDLLVLVGDQASNIVYANPAYCKASGYDWSELKGTKAALMMHPANPPQILKDMGATMRLTRQPWTGIIKNRRKTGEHYWLRLNLAPIFHEGKFMGSLMVHSKPGPGEVAAIEPLYKRMLDGQHKDLNLRHGRVYRSNLIGKLGLWVREMGLKARLWGALAALDLAIFGALWADGVNPASWAFWASLGVVIAATGAVGAYLFHSIVKPLRSTVSLASRIAAGDLTAQVSSNRSDEIGAVLRALTQMNINLRATVSDVREGIGLMTRATAEIASGTQDLSARTESQASNLQETASSMEEMNATVRNNSDVARQASDVAAGASRAAETGGSAVGEVVATMDGISRSSKQIADIIGVIDSIAFQTNILALNAAVEAARAGEQGRGFAVVASEVRSLAQRSAQSAKEIRALISESVDKIDTGAKLVNAAGSTINDVVAQVRRVNELVNHIAGASHEQSSGIDQINQAVTTLDHMTQQNAALVEQSTASAEHLREQAARMAEAMSVFKLSAADAASFNKTAEKAVI; via the coding sequence ATGAGCCACATGCCAACGGAGTATGTGATCGACGATGGCGACCTGCTCGTCCTCGTGGGTGACCAGGCCAGCAACATCGTGTATGCCAACCCCGCCTACTGCAAGGCGAGCGGCTACGACTGGAGCGAGCTCAAGGGCACCAAGGCGGCGCTGATGATGCACCCCGCCAACCCGCCGCAGATCCTCAAGGACATGGGCGCCACGATGCGCCTGACCCGCCAGCCCTGGACGGGCATCATCAAGAACCGCCGCAAGACCGGCGAGCACTACTGGCTGCGCCTGAACCTCGCGCCCATCTTCCACGAGGGCAAGTTCATGGGCAGCCTGATGGTGCACAGCAAGCCTGGCCCGGGCGAGGTGGCCGCCATCGAGCCGCTCTACAAGCGCATGCTCGACGGCCAGCACAAAGACCTGAACCTGCGCCACGGCCGCGTCTACCGCAGCAACCTCATCGGCAAGCTCGGCCTGTGGGTGCGCGAGATGGGCCTGAAGGCACGCCTGTGGGGCGCCCTCGCAGCGCTCGACCTGGCGATCTTCGGCGCCCTGTGGGCCGATGGGGTGAACCCGGCGTCGTGGGCGTTCTGGGCCAGCCTCGGCGTGGTGATCGCCGCCACCGGCGCGGTGGGGGCCTATCTCTTCCATTCGATCGTGAAGCCGCTGCGCAGCACTGTGAGCCTGGCGAGCCGCATCGCCGCCGGAGACCTCACCGCGCAGGTCTCGAGCAACCGCAGCGACGAGATCGGCGCCGTGCTGCGCGCGCTCACGCAGATGAACATCAACCTGCGTGCCACCGTGAGCGACGTGCGCGAAGGCATCGGCCTCATGACGCGCGCCACCGCCGAGATCGCCTCGGGCACGCAAGACCTCTCGGCCCGCACCGAGAGCCAGGCGAGCAACCTGCAGGAGACCGCATCGTCGATGGAGGAGATGAACGCCACCGTGCGCAACAACTCCGACGTGGCCCGCCAGGCCAGCGACGTGGCGGCCGGCGCGAGCCGCGCGGCCGAGACGGGCGGCTCCGCAGTGGGCGAGGTGGTGGCCACGATGGACGGCATCTCGCGCTCCAGCAAGCAGATCGCCGACATCATCGGCGTGATCGACAGCATCGCCTTCCAGACCAACATCCTCGCGCTCAACGCCGCGGTGGAAGCGGCACGCGCGGGCGAGCAGGGCCGCGGCTTCGCCGTGGTGGCCAGCGAAGTGCGCAGCCTCGCGCAGCGCAGCGCGCAGTCGGCCAAGGAGATCCGCGCGCTCATCTCCGAGAGCGTCGACAAGATCGACACCGGCGCCAAGCTCGTCAACGCGGCCGGCAGCACCATCAACGACGTGGTGGCCCAGGTGCGCCGCGTGAACGAACTGGTGAACCACATCGCCGGTGCCTCGCACGAGCAGTCGTCGGGCATCGACCAGATCAACCAGGCCGTGACCACCCTCGACCACATGACGCAGCAGAACGCGGCGCTGGTGGAGCAGAGCACCGCGTCGGCCGAGCACCTGCGCGAGCAGGCGGCGCGCATGGCCGAGGCGATGAGTGTCTTCAAGCTCTCGGCGGCCGATGCGGCGTCGTTCAACAAGACGGCTGAAAAAGCGGTGATCTGA
- a CDS encoding cryptochrome/photolyase family protein produces the protein MSGLRALVLVLGDQLDLDAAAFDGFDPAQDAVWMAEVAEESTHVWSSKQRIALFLSAMRHFADALRATGRTLHYRRLDDTGNLGTLAAELQASLTTLGPQRVVMTAPGDWRVWQSLKAVVERAGLALEIREDRHFFTTVREFAAHAKKRKALRLEYFYRELRQRHGVLMQEGQPVGGRWNFDADNREAFGPEGPGPVPARAAFAPDATTREVLALVETRFAQHPGTLASFAWPVTRAQALSALQTFIEQRLPLFGRYEDAMWPGEPWLYHSQLSSSLNLKLLTAREVVHAAEAAYRAGHVPLESTEGFVRQILGWREYVRGIYWTQMPGYLERNALEALHDLPAWYWTGDTDMACLRDALTQTLAQGYAHHIQRLMVIGLFTLLLGVRPQQVHAWYLSVYVDAVEWVELPNTLGMSQYGDGGLMASKPYVATGKYIQRMGNSCAGCRYDPAQRVGERACPYTTLYWDFLMRHEQRLAGNPRMAMQLKNLARLSEADRASVRQRAEAIRTCAVS, from the coding sequence ATGAGTGGCCTGCGTGCGCTCGTCCTCGTGCTCGGTGACCAACTCGACCTCGACGCGGCCGCCTTCGATGGCTTCGACCCCGCGCAGGATGCGGTGTGGATGGCCGAGGTCGCCGAGGAGTCGACCCACGTCTGGTCGAGCAAGCAACGCATCGCGCTCTTCCTCTCCGCGATGCGGCACTTCGCCGACGCACTGCGGGCCACCGGCCGCACCCTTCATTACCGTCGGCTCGACGACACCGGCAACCTGGGCACGCTCGCGGCCGAGCTTCAGGCGTCACTCACCACGCTCGGCCCGCAGCGTGTGGTGATGACGGCCCCGGGCGACTGGCGGGTGTGGCAGTCCCTGAAGGCCGTGGTCGAGCGCGCCGGCCTCGCGCTCGAGATCCGTGAAGACCGCCACTTCTTCACCACCGTGCGTGAGTTCGCCGCCCACGCGAAGAAGCGCAAAGCCTTGCGGCTCGAGTACTTCTACCGTGAGCTGCGGCAGCGCCACGGAGTCCTGATGCAGGAGGGCCAGCCCGTCGGTGGGCGGTGGAACTTCGACGCTGACAACCGCGAGGCCTTCGGCCCCGAAGGCCCGGGCCCCGTGCCTGCGCGCGCGGCCTTCGCGCCCGACGCGACCACACGCGAGGTGCTCGCACTGGTCGAGACCCGCTTCGCGCAGCACCCCGGCACGCTCGCCAGCTTCGCGTGGCCGGTGACGCGTGCGCAAGCCTTGTCGGCCTTGCAGACCTTCATCGAGCAGCGGCTCCCGCTATTCGGTCGCTACGAGGACGCGATGTGGCCGGGCGAGCCGTGGCTCTACCACTCGCAGCTTTCGTCCTCGCTCAACCTCAAGCTGCTGACGGCGCGCGAAGTCGTGCACGCTGCCGAGGCGGCGTACCGGGCGGGCCACGTTCCACTCGAAAGTACCGAAGGTTTCGTCCGGCAGATCCTCGGGTGGCGTGAGTACGTGCGTGGCATCTACTGGACCCAGATGCCCGGCTACCTCGAACGCAATGCGCTCGAGGCCCTCCACGACCTGCCCGCGTGGTACTGGACGGGCGACACCGACATGGCCTGCTTGCGCGACGCCCTCACGCAGACCCTCGCGCAGGGCTACGCCCACCACATCCAGCGCCTGATGGTGATCGGCTTGTTCACGCTGCTGCTGGGGGTGCGGCCCCAGCAGGTGCATGCGTGGTACCTGTCGGTCTACGTGGATGCGGTCGAGTGGGTGGAGCTGCCCAACACGCTGGGCATGAGCCAGTACGGCGACGGTGGCCTGATGGCCAGCAAGCCCTACGTCGCCACCGGCAAGTACATCCAGCGCATGGGCAACAGCTGCGCGGGCTGTCGCTACGACCCGGCGCAGCGCGTCGGCGAGCGTGCCTGCCCCTACACCACGCTGTACTGGGACTTTCTCATGCGCCACGAGCAGCGGCTCGCCGGCAACCCACGCATGGCCATGCAGCTCAAGAACCTCGCGCGGCTGAGTGAAGCCGACCGTGCCTCGGTGCGGCAGCGGGCCGAGGCGATTCGCACTTGTGCGGTTTCCTAG
- the acnA gene encoding aconitate hydratase AcnA encodes MATAKKPADHAFASTLKTVKTASGRSASYFSLPELAKTYPNVAKLPVSMRIVLESVLRNCDGKKVTADHVARVANWAPNAERVDEIPFVVARVVLQDFTGVPLLADLAAMRNVAVEKGKNPRTIEPLCPVDLVVDHSVMVDYYGTKDAIDLNMKLEFDRNKERYEFMKWGMQAFETFGVVPPGFGIVHQVNLEYLARGVFEKGGVVYPDSLVGTDSHTTMINGIGVVGWGVGGIEAEAAMLDQPVYFLTPDVVGFELTGRLREGVTATDLVLTVTEILRKEKVVGKFVEFYGEGTESLTLPDRATIANMAPEYGATMGFFPVDARTLDYMRGTGRTKDEIEMLEAYFKAQKMFGIPKRGEIRYSKEVSLDLGTVAPSLAGPKRPQDRIEIGNLKKEFTELFSKPVSANGFNQPPEKLHQTYTTKSGIPIKNGDVLIAAITSCTNTSNPAVLLAAGLLAKKAVEAGLTVKPHVKTSLAPGSRVVTTYLDKAGLTPYLDKLGFTLAGYGCTTCIGNAGDLTAELNELIQKNDLVCAAVLSGNRNFEARIHPNLKANFLASPPLVVAYAIAGNVTRDLMTEPVGQGTNGRDIYLGDIWPTSDEIGALMKLAMDGKAFRENYAQVKSNPGKLWERIEGVRGETYTWPRSTYIARPPFFDEFHLTPGMANMGIKGARAMALFGDSITTDHISPAGSIKEQSPAGHWLKAHGVSKADFNSYGSRRGHHDVMVRGTFANVRIKNLMIPPLPDGSREEGGLTIYMDGSKKFIYDAAMKYMEAGVPTIVFAGEEYGTGSSRDWAAKGTALLGIKAVVARSYERIHRANLVGMGVLPLQFKGDDSWQTLGIKGDETFDVLLGTEIKPQQDATLVICSKDGGKRDVRVTLRIDTPIEVDYYKHGGILPFVLRQLLAAA; translated from the coding sequence ATGGCCACCGCCAAGAAGCCAGCAGATCACGCCTTTGCCAGCACGCTCAAGACCGTGAAGACCGCCTCCGGGCGCAGCGCGAGCTACTTCTCGCTGCCCGAGCTGGCGAAGACCTACCCCAACGTCGCCAAGCTGCCCGTCTCGATGCGCATCGTGCTGGAGTCGGTGCTGCGCAATTGCGACGGCAAGAAGGTCACCGCCGACCACGTGGCGCGGGTGGCGAACTGGGCGCCCAACGCCGAGCGCGTCGACGAGATCCCGTTCGTGGTCGCGCGCGTGGTGCTGCAAGACTTCACCGGCGTGCCGCTGCTGGCCGACCTGGCGGCCATGCGCAACGTGGCCGTGGAGAAGGGCAAGAACCCGCGCACCATCGAGCCGCTGTGCCCGGTCGATCTGGTCGTCGACCACTCGGTGATGGTCGATTACTACGGCACGAAGGATGCGATCGACCTCAACATGAAGCTCGAGTTCGACCGCAACAAGGAACGCTACGAGTTCATGAAGTGGGGCATGCAGGCCTTCGAGACCTTCGGCGTGGTGCCGCCCGGCTTCGGCATCGTGCACCAGGTGAACCTCGAATACCTGGCACGCGGCGTGTTCGAGAAGGGCGGCGTGGTGTACCCCGATTCGCTCGTGGGCACCGACAGCCACACGACCATGATCAACGGCATCGGCGTGGTGGGCTGGGGCGTGGGCGGCATCGAGGCCGAAGCGGCCATGCTCGACCAGCCGGTCTACTTCCTCACGCCCGACGTGGTGGGCTTCGAGCTCACCGGCCGCCTGCGCGAGGGCGTGACGGCCACCGACCTCGTGCTCACCGTCACCGAGATCCTGCGCAAGGAGAAAGTGGTGGGCAAGTTCGTCGAGTTCTATGGCGAAGGCACCGAGAGCCTGACGCTGCCCGACCGCGCGACGATTGCCAACATGGCGCCCGAATATGGCGCGACGATGGGCTTCTTCCCGGTCGACGCGCGCACGCTCGACTACATGCGCGGCACCGGCCGCACGAAGGACGAGATCGAGATGCTCGAGGCCTACTTCAAGGCCCAGAAGATGTTCGGCATCCCCAAGCGCGGCGAGATCCGCTACTCGAAGGAAGTCTCGCTCGACCTCGGCACCGTGGCGCCCTCGCTCGCCGGCCCGAAGCGCCCGCAAGACCGCATCGAGATCGGCAACCTGAAGAAGGAGTTCACCGAGCTCTTCTCCAAGCCGGTGTCGGCCAACGGCTTCAACCAGCCGCCCGAGAAGCTGCACCAGACCTACACCACCAAGAGCGGCATCCCCATCAAGAACGGCGACGTGCTCATCGCCGCCATCACCTCCTGCACCAACACGTCGAACCCCGCCGTGCTGCTGGCGGCCGGCCTGCTGGCGAAGAAGGCGGTGGAAGCCGGCCTCACCGTGAAGCCGCACGTGAAGACCTCGCTCGCCCCAGGCTCGCGCGTCGTCACCACCTACCTCGACAAGGCCGGTCTCACGCCGTATCTGGACAAGCTCGGCTTCACGCTCGCCGGCTACGGCTGCACCACCTGCATCGGCAACGCGGGCGACCTCACGGCAGAACTCAACGAGCTGATCCAGAAGAACGACCTGGTGTGCGCCGCGGTGCTCTCGGGCAACCGCAACTTCGAAGCGCGCATCCACCCCAACCTCAAGGCCAACTTCCTCGCCTCGCCGCCGCTGGTGGTGGCCTACGCCATCGCCGGCAACGTGACGCGCGACCTGATGACCGAGCCGGTGGGCCAAGGCACCAACGGCCGCGACATCTACCTCGGTGACATCTGGCCGACGAGCGACGAGATCGGCGCGCTGATGAAGCTCGCGATGGACGGCAAGGCCTTCCGCGAGAACTACGCGCAAGTGAAGAGCAACCCCGGCAAGCTCTGGGAGCGCATCGAAGGCGTGCGCGGCGAGACCTATACCTGGCCGCGCAGCACCTACATCGCCCGGCCGCCCTTCTTCGACGAGTTCCACCTCACCCCGGGCATGGCCAACATGGGCATCAAGGGCGCGCGGGCGATGGCGCTCTTCGGCGACTCGATCACCACCGACCACATCTCGCCGGCCGGCTCGATCAAGGAACAATCGCCCGCGGGCCACTGGCTGAAGGCGCACGGCGTCTCCAAGGCCGACTTCAACTCCTACGGCTCGCGCCGCGGCCACCACGACGTGATGGTGCGCGGCACCTTCGCCAACGTGCGCATCAAGAACCTGATGATCCCGCCGCTGCCCGACGGCAGCCGCGAGGAAGGCGGCCTCACGATCTACATGGACGGCAGCAAGAAGTTCATCTACGACGCCGCCATGAAGTACATGGAGGCGGGCGTGCCCACCATCGTCTTCGCGGGCGAGGAATACGGCACCGGCTCCTCGCGCGACTGGGCGGCCAAGGGCACGGCGCTGCTGGGCATCAAGGCCGTGGTGGCGCGCAGCTACGAGCGCATCCACCGCGCCAACCTCGTGGGCATGGGTGTGCTGCCGCTGCAGTTCAAGGGCGACGACTCCTGGCAGACCCTCGGCATCAAGGGCGACGAGACCTTCGACGTGCTGCTCGGCACCGAAATCAAGCCGCAGCAAGACGCCACGCTCGTGATCTGCAGCAAGGACGGTGGAAAGCGCGACGTGCGCGTCACCCTGCGCATCGACACGCCGATCGAGGTCGACTACTACAAGCACGGCGGCATCCTGCCCTTCGTGCTGCGGCAGTTGCTCGCGGCGGCATGA
- a CDS encoding ArsC family reductase produces the protein MNAITLYGIPNCDTVKKARAWLAAREVAVTFHDFKKQGVPEARLAQWLPAVGWEKLVNRQGKTWRKLPPEQQAAVTDAASARALMLREPSVIKRPVVEWADGQVTVGFSDALFSERLG, from the coding sequence ATGAATGCGATCACCCTCTACGGCATCCCCAACTGCGACACCGTCAAGAAAGCCCGCGCCTGGCTCGCGGCGCGCGAGGTGGCGGTGACCTTCCACGACTTCAAGAAGCAAGGCGTGCCCGAAGCACGCCTTGCGCAGTGGCTCCCGGCGGTGGGCTGGGAGAAGCTCGTGAACCGGCAAGGCAAGACCTGGCGGAAGTTGCCGCCCGAGCAGCAGGCGGCGGTGACCGATGCCGCCTCGGCCCGCGCCTTGATGCTGCGCGAGCCGAGCGTCATCAAGCGGCCGGTGGTCGAATGGGCCGACGGCCAGGTGACGGTCGGGTTCTCCGACGCGCTCTTTTCCGAGCGGCTCGGTTGA
- a CDS encoding MFS transporter, which translates to MKKPFVITLLGIAQTLAWASSYYIAALLAAPIARELGLSVPTVFLAFSLALVVSAFVGPWAGRTIDRHGGRLLLMGTNLVFAAGLAALGLAQGPWTLFAAWVVLGLAMGTGLYEAAFATLVRLYGHDSRGAITGITLFAGFASTVGWPLTAWMETTYGWRGACFGWAALHLVLGLPLNAALPKVGTVTPAVAAPAPTAVAQEEVEPQHPVLVSAVLSFVFAVAWFTSTAMAAHLPRLMQALGASLAVAVAVGALVGPAQVAGRLLEFGVLRRVHPLLSARLANLAHPIGAVVLLFAGPALAPLFAVLHGAGNGILTIAKGTLPLVFFGPQGYGARQGWLMLPGRVAQAFAPFAFGLALDHWGAASLWLSTALGLLAFAALMLLRAGRR; encoded by the coding sequence ATGAAGAAGCCGTTCGTCATCACCCTGCTCGGCATCGCCCAGACCCTCGCCTGGGCCTCGTCGTACTACATCGCCGCGCTGCTCGCCGCGCCCATCGCACGCGAACTGGGGCTGAGCGTGCCGACGGTGTTCCTCGCGTTCTCGCTGGCGCTGGTGGTGTCGGCCTTCGTGGGGCCCTGGGCCGGGCGCACCATCGACCGCCACGGCGGCCGGCTGCTGCTGATGGGCACCAACCTCGTGTTTGCCGCGGGCCTGGCGGCCCTGGGGCTGGCGCAGGGCCCCTGGACGCTCTTTGCCGCCTGGGTGGTGCTCGGCCTCGCGATGGGCACGGGGCTCTACGAAGCCGCCTTCGCCACGCTCGTGCGCCTGTACGGGCACGACTCGCGCGGGGCGATCACGGGCATCACGCTCTTCGCCGGTTTTGCGAGCACGGTGGGCTGGCCGCTCACCGCCTGGATGGAAACGACCTACGGCTGGCGCGGTGCGTGTTTCGGCTGGGCGGCCCTGCACCTGGTGCTGGGCCTGCCGCTCAACGCGGCCCTGCCCAAGGTGGGGACCGTGACCCCGGCCGTGGCAGCCCCTGCGCCAACCGCGGTGGCGCAGGAGGAGGTCGAGCCCCAGCACCCAGTGCTCGTGAGCGCGGTGCTGTCGTTCGTGTTCGCGGTCGCGTGGTTCACCAGCACCGCGATGGCGGCGCACCTGCCGCGGCTCATGCAGGCGCTGGGGGCGAGCCTCGCAGTGGCCGTCGCCGTGGGCGCGCTGGTGGGGCCCGCGCAGGTGGCCGGGCGGCTGCTGGAGTTCGGCGTGCTGCGGCGGGTGCACCCGCTGCTGTCGGCGCGGCTGGCCAACCTCGCCCACCCGATCGGCGCGGTGGTGCTGCTCTTCGCAGGGCCGGCACTCGCGCCGCTGTTTGCGGTGCTGCACGGCGCGGGCAACGGCATCCTCACCATTGCCAAGGGCACGCTGCCGCTGGTGTTCTTCGGGCCGCAGGGCTACGGCGCACGGCAGGGCTGGCTGATGCTGCCGGGGCGTGTGGCACAGGCCTTCGCACCGTTTGCCTTCGGCCTTGCGCTCGACCATTGGGGCGCCGCGAGCCTGTGGCTGTCGACGGCACTCGGGCTCCTGGCCTTTGCGGCGCTGATGCTGCTGAGGGCGGGCCGGCGCTGA